In Gigantopelta aegis isolate Gae_Host chromosome 14, Gae_host_genome, whole genome shotgun sequence, the following proteins share a genomic window:
- the LOC121388961 gene encoding magnesium-dependent phosphatase 1-like isoform X1: MSSKKPQLVVFDLDYTLWPFWVDTHVEAPFMLQGNGEIVDSAGYHVTVYPDVPQILEKLHAEGYVMAVASRTSCIEEANELVELLQWNRYFTYKEIYPSAKTTHFEKFRQKSGIPFKSMLFFDDEHRNIVDVGSLGVTCILAEDGVSHDVLKSGLETFARKS, encoded by the exons ATGTCATCAAAAAAGCCCCAACTTGTTGTGTTTGATCTAG ATTACACCTTATGGCCATTCTGGGTTGATACACACGTTGAAGCACCATTCATGCTGCAGGG AAATGGGGAGATAGTCGACAGTGCTGGCTATCACGTGACTGTATACCCAGATGTACCACAGATTCTCGAGAAGCTGCATGCAGAAGGATATGTGATGGCAGTGGCATCCAG AACATCTTGTATAGAGGAGGCGAATGAGCTGGTTGAACTGTTGCAGTGGAATCGCTATTTCACATACAAAGAGATTTACCCCAGTGCCAAGACCACGCACTTTGAAAA aTTTCGTCAAAAGAGTGGAATTCCATTCAAATCAATGTTGTTCTTTGATGATGAGCACCGAAACATTGTGGACGTTGGATCACTGG GTGTTACGTGTATTTTGGCAGAAGATGGTGTCTCTCATGATGTTTTAAAATCAGGCTTGGAGACATTtgcaagaaaaagttaa
- the LOC121388961 gene encoding magnesium-dependent phosphatase 1-like isoform X2, whose amino-acid sequence MLQGNGEIVDSAGYHVTVYPDVPQILEKLHAEGYVMAVASRTSCIEEANELVELLQWNRYFTYKEIYPSAKTTHFEKFRQKSGIPFKSMLFFDDEHRNIVDVGSLGVTCILAEDGVSHDVLKSGLETFARKS is encoded by the exons ATGCTGCAGGG AAATGGGGAGATAGTCGACAGTGCTGGCTATCACGTGACTGTATACCCAGATGTACCACAGATTCTCGAGAAGCTGCATGCAGAAGGATATGTGATGGCAGTGGCATCCAG AACATCTTGTATAGAGGAGGCGAATGAGCTGGTTGAACTGTTGCAGTGGAATCGCTATTTCACATACAAAGAGATTTACCCCAGTGCCAAGACCACGCACTTTGAAAA aTTTCGTCAAAAGAGTGGAATTCCATTCAAATCAATGTTGTTCTTTGATGATGAGCACCGAAACATTGTGGACGTTGGATCACTGG GTGTTACGTGTATTTTGGCAGAAGATGGTGTCTCTCATGATGTTTTAAAATCAGGCTTGGAGACATTtgcaagaaaaagttaa